A window from Streptomyces subrutilus encodes these proteins:
- a CDS encoding class I SAM-dependent methyltransferase translates to MSSTSREARTLRVAALRAAYRAELADGTDAFFAPRSRLCPWCGSDRIAGHLRTTDLFQHKPGTFVLDRCHDCGHLFQNPRLNERGLAFYYRDFYDGLGEERLGGVFGGRTAAYRSRARSVRPHLGGAAEWLDVGTGHGHFCEGARAVLPAVAFDGLDRSDGAELAERAGRVRRGHRGSFPDLAARLPGSYDVVSMFHYLEHCADPLREVEAARAVLRPGGLLVIDVPDPESRFARLLGRWWLPWLQPQHLHLAPAGNLRRRLTAAGFTVLAEEHAEAHDPVDLLAAAWVALDALAPPEDLPWLAAPPGAGRGALRGAVLLAGVPLLLVAAALDRLLAGPLAGRLRLTNAYRLIARREPDGAPRPPG, encoded by the coding sequence GCGAGGCCCGTACGCTCCGGGTGGCCGCGCTGCGCGCCGCCTACCGGGCGGAGTTGGCCGACGGAACCGACGCCTTCTTCGCGCCGCGCAGCCGTCTGTGCCCCTGGTGCGGCTCGGACCGCATCGCCGGGCACCTGCGCACCACGGACCTGTTCCAGCACAAGCCCGGCACCTTCGTCCTCGACCGCTGCCACGACTGCGGGCACCTCTTCCAGAACCCGCGGCTGAACGAGCGCGGGCTCGCGTTCTACTACCGCGACTTCTACGACGGCCTGGGCGAGGAGCGGCTCGGCGGCGTGTTCGGGGGCCGCACCGCGGCCTACCGCTCCCGGGCCCGGTCGGTGCGGCCGCACCTCGGCGGAGCGGCCGAGTGGCTGGACGTCGGCACCGGCCACGGCCACTTCTGCGAGGGCGCCCGCGCCGTGCTCCCGGCGGTGGCCTTCGACGGGCTCGACCGCTCGGACGGCGCGGAGCTCGCCGAGCGGGCCGGCCGGGTGCGCCGGGGCCACCGGGGCTCGTTCCCCGACCTGGCCGCGCGGCTGCCCGGCTCGTACGACGTGGTGAGCATGTTCCACTACCTGGAGCACTGCGCCGACCCGCTGCGCGAGGTGGAGGCCGCGCGGGCCGTACTGCGGCCGGGCGGGCTGCTGGTGATCGACGTACCGGATCCCGAGAGCCGGTTCGCGCGGCTGCTGGGCCGCTGGTGGCTGCCCTGGCTCCAGCCGCAGCACCTGCACCTGGCGCCGGCGGGCAATCTGCGCCGACGGCTCACCGCGGCCGGGTTCACCGTCCTGGCCGAGGAGCACGCCGAGGCGCACGACCCGGTCGACCTGCTGGCCGCGGCGTGGGTCGCGCTGGACGCGCTGGCCCCGCCCGAGGACCTGCCCTGGCTGGCCGCGCCGCCCGGGGCCGGGCGCGGGGCGCTGCGCGGCGCCGTCCTGCTCGCCGGGGTGCCGCTGCTGCTGGTGGCCGCCGCACTGGACCGGCTGCTCGCGGGGCCGCTCGCCGGCCGGCTGCGGCTCACGAACGCCTACCGTCTGATCGCCCGCCGCGAGCCGGACGGAGCCCCGCGTCCGCCCGGCTGA